The following proteins are encoded in a genomic region of Xanthomonas citri pv. mangiferaeindicae:
- a CDS encoding formyl-CoA transferase, with protein MTDSPFAHGRAGAPGPLSGVRVLDLSAYIAGPYGCALLADQGADVIKVEPPDGDNLRNYPSTLAAESRAFLGINRSKRGVTLNLKAEDDRAVLYRLVREADVLVHNFRPGVPERLAIDFPTLSAMNPRLIYCAVTGYGETGPLKDKAGYDQVLQTMTGICTLQGKRGGPPELVYGSVVDYYAAALLAAGVSSALYERERSGEGQFVGVSLLRSALAMQSARMVWAEGEALDIGRDMRSGGVTGLHPTRAGWLYISANTPRFWQALCALTGLEALAADPRYDTVRKRAEHADDILPQLHAALAARDALDWEAHFGDAVPCAAARAVEDMFEHPQVLAEGIVSTIAHPTLGSYRGVAQTIRFGRTPGPAPFAAPTLGQHSEAVRVALGAVGRDNGDSA; from the coding sequence ATGACGGATTCCCCTTTCGCCCATGGTCGCGCTGGCGCGCCCGGCCCGTTGAGCGGCGTTCGCGTGCTCGATCTGAGCGCCTACATCGCCGGCCCCTACGGCTGTGCATTGCTGGCCGACCAGGGCGCGGACGTGATCAAGGTCGAGCCGCCGGACGGCGACAACCTGCGCAACTACCCCTCCACGCTGGCCGCCGAGAGCCGGGCGTTCCTGGGCATCAACCGCAGCAAGCGCGGCGTCACCCTCAACCTCAAGGCCGAAGACGACCGCGCGGTGCTCTACCGGCTGGTGCGCGAGGCCGACGTGCTGGTGCACAACTTCCGACCCGGTGTACCCGAGCGGTTGGCGATCGATTTCCCGACGCTGTCGGCGATGAATCCGCGGCTGATCTACTGCGCGGTCACCGGCTACGGCGAGACCGGGCCGCTGAAGGACAAGGCCGGCTACGACCAGGTACTGCAGACGATGACCGGCATCTGCACGCTGCAGGGCAAGCGCGGCGGTCCGCCGGAGCTGGTCTACGGCTCGGTGGTGGACTACTACGCGGCCGCGCTGCTGGCGGCCGGGGTGTCGTCGGCGCTGTACGAGCGCGAGCGCAGCGGTGAAGGCCAGTTCGTCGGCGTCTCACTGCTGCGCAGCGCGCTGGCGATGCAGTCCGCGCGCATGGTCTGGGCCGAGGGCGAGGCGCTCGACATTGGCCGCGACATGCGCTCGGGCGGGGTGACCGGGCTGCATCCCACGCGTGCGGGCTGGCTCTACATTTCGGCCAATACACCGCGGTTCTGGCAGGCGCTGTGTGCGCTGACCGGGCTCGAGGCGCTGGCCGCCGATCCGCGCTACGACACTGTGCGCAAGCGTGCCGAGCATGCGGACGACATCCTGCCGCAGTTGCACGCGGCGCTGGCCGCGCGCGATGCGCTGGACTGGGAGGCGCATTTCGGCGATGCCGTGCCGTGCGCGGCCGCGCGTGCGGTCGAGGACATGTTCGAGCATCCCCAGGTGCTGGCCGAGGGCATCGTCAGCACGATCGCGCATCCGACCCTGGGCAGCTACCGCGGCGTCGCCCAGACGATCCGCTTCGGCCGCACGCCGGGGCCTGCCCCGTTCGCCGCGCCCACGCTGGGTCAGCATTCCGAGGCGGTCAGGGTGGCCCTGGGCGCCGTGGGACGCGACAATGGCGATTCCGCCTGA
- a CDS encoding transaldolase (maintains the balance of metabolites in the pentose-phosphate pathway) — MSAAASKLDQLRTMSVVVADTGDADAIARLKPVDCTTNPTLVRKALDLPIYAELIEHELERARGLDGDADAVVRQVVDRLTIGVGRKLAGLVPGRVSTEVDADLSHDTEATLAKARQFIDMYEDAGVGRERVLIKIAATWEGIRAAQQLQREDIDCNLTLIFNRSQAIACAEAGVFLISPFVGRILDWHVARGEVPATIDDDPGVRFVRDVYTEFKRRGSPTVVMGASFRSTAQIEALAGCDRLTISPDLLEALDAEHGPLARALTPGKGDGRIDPPVDAAQFARDLKADAMADEKLRDGIAAFAKDLAALRQTIAQRLQAG; from the coding sequence ATGTCCGCTGCCGCATCCAAGCTCGACCAACTGCGCACGATGTCCGTCGTCGTCGCCGATACCGGCGATGCCGACGCGATCGCGCGGCTCAAGCCGGTCGATTGCACGACCAACCCGACGCTGGTGCGCAAGGCGCTGGACCTGCCGATCTATGCCGAGCTGATCGAGCATGAACTCGAGCGCGCACGCGGGCTCGATGGCGATGCCGACGCGGTGGTCCGGCAGGTCGTCGACCGACTGACGATCGGCGTCGGCCGCAAGCTCGCCGGCCTGGTGCCGGGCCGGGTCTCGACCGAGGTTGATGCCGACCTGTCGCACGACACCGAGGCCACGCTCGCCAAGGCGCGCCAGTTCATCGACATGTACGAGGATGCCGGCGTCGGCCGCGAGCGCGTGCTGATCAAGATCGCTGCGACCTGGGAAGGCATCCGCGCCGCGCAGCAGCTGCAGCGCGAGGACATCGACTGCAACCTCACGCTGATCTTCAACCGCAGCCAGGCGATCGCCTGCGCCGAGGCGGGCGTGTTCCTGATCTCGCCGTTCGTCGGCCGCATCCTCGACTGGCACGTCGCCCGCGGCGAGGTGCCGGCAACGATCGACGACGATCCGGGCGTGCGCTTCGTGCGCGACGTCTACACCGAGTTCAAGCGTCGCGGCTCGCCGACCGTGGTCATGGGCGCTTCGTTCCGCTCGACCGCGCAGATCGAAGCGCTGGCCGGCTGCGACCGGCTGACGATCTCGCCCGACCTGCTCGAAGCGCTGGATGCCGAGCACGGCCCGCTGGCGCGCGCGCTGACGCCGGGCAAGGGCGACGGCCGGATCGACCCGCCGGTCGACGCCGCGCAGTTCGCGCGTGACCTCAAAGCCGATGCGATGGCCGACGAAAAGCTGCGCGACGGCATCGCCGCGTTCGCCAAGGATCTCGCCGCGCTGCGCCAGACGATCGCCCAGCGCCTGCAGGCCGGCTGA
- a CDS encoding acid phosphatase, with the protein MRVRHAVGVLAALLVAGCAGGPRSTAAAPVVVPEQRPGVSVGYLDAPGFDSRALLPAPPAPESAARALDEAIAARALALRETPRWQQAAIDADLDFPQAADLYACALGVPIDTTHTPHLVRLLRRSLADAAIDGRAAKLHWQRRRPFLANGAPVCTPDDVEQLRDSGSYPSGHAAIGWTWALALTAIAPDRADPLLQRGRSFGESRLVCNVHWYSDIVQGQVVGAATFARLQAEPAYLADLAAAREEVAAQRARGAQPEGCDAQTAALRLSPLPAADDR; encoded by the coding sequence ATGCGCGTCCGGCACGCCGTGGGCGTGCTGGCGGCGCTGCTGGTCGCCGGGTGCGCCGGCGGCCCGCGCTCCACCGCGGCCGCACCGGTCGTCGTGCCCGAGCAGCGCCCGGGCGTCAGTGTCGGTTACCTCGATGCGCCCGGCTTCGACAGCCGGGCCCTGTTGCCCGCACCGCCCGCGCCGGAGTCGGCCGCGCGGGCCCTCGATGAGGCCATCGCCGCTCGCGCGCTGGCGCTGCGCGAAACCCCACGCTGGCAGCAGGCGGCGATCGATGCCGACCTCGACTTCCCGCAGGCTGCCGACCTCTACGCCTGCGCGCTCGGCGTGCCGATCGACACGACCCACACCCCGCACCTGGTGCGACTGCTGCGGCGCAGCCTCGCCGACGCCGCGATCGATGGCCGCGCCGCCAAGCTGCACTGGCAGCGCCGCCGGCCATTCCTGGCCAACGGCGCGCCGGTCTGCACGCCGGACGATGTCGAACAGCTGCGCGACAGCGGCTCGTACCCGTCGGGCCACGCCGCGATTGGCTGGACCTGGGCGCTGGCGCTGACCGCCATCGCGCCCGACCGCGCCGATCCGCTGCTGCAGCGCGGGCGCAGCTTCGGCGAGAGCCGACTGGTCTGCAATGTGCACTGGTACAGCGACATCGTGCAGGGCCAAGTCGTGGGCGCGGCGACGTTCGCACGGCTGCAGGCCGAACCGGCGTACCTCGCCGATCTGGCGGCGGCGCGCGAAGAAGTCGCCGCCCAGCGCGCGCGCGGCGCGCAGCCCGAGGGCTGCGACGCGCAGACTGCCGCGCTGCGCCTGTCGCCATTGCCGGCCGCCGACGACCGCTGA
- a CDS encoding oxidoreductase-like protein, which yields MTTTPAPDPDPRPEPPEAPLPSDCCDSGCPICVYDLHADAMADYRARLAAWRARHPGAD from the coding sequence ATGACCACGACGCCTGCCCCCGATCCCGATCCGCGGCCCGAGCCGCCCGAAGCGCCGCTGCCGAGCGACTGCTGCGACAGCGGCTGCCCGATCTGCGTCTACGATCTGCACGCCGACGCGATGGCCGACTACCGTGCCCGCCTGGCCGCGTGGCGTGCGCGGCATCCGGGCGCCGACTGA
- a CDS encoding LysR family transcriptional regulator yields the protein MHDRPARLPPLSALRAFEAAARRQSFKAAAEELSLTPTAVSHRIRQLEDWLGLRLFARQVRQVRLTEAGQRLYPSVRGGFDGIATAVADLQRQTRRPAVTLSTTRGFAARWLLPRLPALAAAAPEVDLHLHAADDPVRLAAGGTELAIRYGPAPGPQVESWPLLPGRFIPVCAPGLALAGISALATLPRLRYVWRLQDAHTPDWPRWCQSAGLPDAHGGELGFSDEAHAIQAAIAGQGIALASVALVADALEDGVLRVPFGPALDGHDFRLLAAPGTTHTPAVAAVGAWLRAEADAFLARHAARFTAVA from the coding sequence ATGCACGATCGCCCCGCCCGCCTGCCTCCGCTGAGCGCGCTGCGCGCGTTCGAGGCCGCCGCCCGACGCCAGAGCTTCAAGGCCGCAGCCGAAGAGCTGTCGCTCACGCCCACCGCGGTCAGCCACCGCATCCGCCAGCTCGAGGACTGGCTCGGCCTGCGGCTGTTCGCACGCCAAGTGCGCCAGGTGCGGCTGACCGAGGCCGGGCAACGGCTGTACCCGAGCGTGCGCGGCGGCTTCGATGGCATCGCCACCGCCGTCGCCGACCTGCAACGGCAGACGCGCCGGCCCGCGGTGACGCTGAGCACGACCCGGGGCTTCGCCGCCCGCTGGCTGTTGCCGCGCCTGCCGGCGCTCGCTGCGGCCGCGCCCGAAGTCGATCTGCACCTGCACGCGGCCGACGACCCGGTCCGGCTGGCCGCGGGCGGCACGGAGCTGGCGATCCGCTACGGCCCCGCACCGGGCCCACAGGTCGAAAGCTGGCCGCTGCTGCCTGGACGTTTCATTCCGGTCTGCGCCCCCGGCCTGGCGCTGGCCGGCATCAGTGCGCTGGCGACCCTGCCGCGGCTGCGCTACGTCTGGCGGCTGCAGGACGCCCACACCCCCGACTGGCCGCGCTGGTGCCAGAGCGCCGGCCTGCCGGACGCGCACGGCGGCGAACTCGGCTTCTCCGACGAAGCGCATGCCATCCAGGCCGCGATCGCCGGCCAAGGCATCGCACTGGCGAGCGTCGCCCTGGTGGCCGACGCACTGGAAGACGGCGTGCTGCGGGTCCCGTTCGGCCCCGCGCTCGACGGCCACGACTTCCGTCTGCTGGCCGCGCCAGGTACCACGCACACACCGGCCGTCGCCGCCGTCGGCGCCTGGCTGCGCGCGGAGGCCGACGCGTTCCTGGCCCGGCACGCCGCGCGCTTCACCGCAGTCGCATAA
- a CDS encoding NAD(P)H dehydrogenase: MLSLLHLDGSARPGCSGEVPHGSHTRRLGARFVARWQRRRPGDRIVYRDLALTPPAHVDGRWIHAAFTPPAQRTPWMIERLAESDALIEELLGSPLVVMGVPMYNFGMPAPVKAWIDNIVRVGRTFGFDRARTGAPYWPMLAGQGRRAVLLGARGDHDYDPGGRNAGDNLVEQGVMTPLRYMGITDVDRVAVEYDEFADARLAASIARAEAAVDALVDRLADEADARERAAAATPA, encoded by the coding sequence ATGCTCAGCTTGCTCCATCTCGACGGCAGTGCCCGCCCCGGTTGTTCGGGCGAGGTCCCGCACGGCTCCCATACCCGCCGGCTCGGCGCCCGTTTCGTCGCGCGCTGGCAACGCCGGCGCCCCGGCGATCGCATCGTCTATCGGGATCTTGCTCTGACACCGCCGGCGCATGTCGACGGCCGCTGGATCCATGCCGCGTTCACGCCGCCGGCGCAGCGCACGCCGTGGATGATCGAGCGGCTGGCCGAAAGCGATGCGCTGATCGAAGAACTGCTCGGCAGCCCGCTCGTGGTGATGGGGGTGCCGATGTACAACTTCGGCATGCCCGCGCCGGTCAAGGCCTGGATCGACAACATCGTGCGCGTGGGCCGCACCTTCGGTTTCGATCGCGCGCGCACCGGTGCGCCGTACTGGCCGATGCTGGCCGGTCAGGGCCGCCGCGCCGTGCTGCTGGGTGCGCGCGGCGATCACGACTACGACCCCGGTGGTCGCAACGCCGGCGACAACCTGGTCGAGCAGGGCGTGATGACGCCGCTGCGCTACATGGGCATCACCGACGTCGACCGGGTCGCGGTGGAATACGACGAGTTCGCCGATGCCCGGCTTGCGGCCTCGATCGCGCGCGCCGAGGCCGCGGTCGATGCGCTGGTCGATCGCCTGGCCGACGAGGCCGATGCGCGGGAGCGGGCCGCCGCGGCCACGCCCGCTTGA